The window TTTCCAGAGGTTTCTCATCGCGGTGCTGATAATACGCGTCGAGGTTGTGCTGAATTATCGTATTAGCCACCGCTTCACAACCAGCACAACAAACGGCTTTTTCTTCACCTCTATAACGGACGGTTAAATCGACGCCCTTTGGTACTGGCTGTAAACAGTGAAAACATTCCATTGCTTAAACGCCATATAAAAGAGGGCGCAACGGCGTAAATTCAGCTTTGGGTAACTGATATTTTTCGCTGACTTTCCAGACACCATCGAATGGTTCAACCGTAATGGTCCATTTACCATCAATATTTTCCGGAATATCCGCTCGGTAGGTTCCGCCTGCGCTGCCTGTCACCATTAAATCGAAATCTTTGGATGCTTGTGTTGCGTGTACGAAATGGACTTTCAAAGCGCTCAGTTCTTTTGGCTTTCCAGTTTTATAGCGCAGCTCAAAAACACCATTATTGGCGAT is drawn from Idiomarina piscisalsi and contains these coding sequences:
- a CDS encoding FixH family protein, whose translation is MQQPWYKQFWPWFLISLPVTVMIVCGVIIYLSVSQGNFSMVVDDYYKRGKTINAIIEHVEEAQRRDISFEFIANNGVFELRYKTGKPKELSALKVHFVHATQASKDFDLMVTGSAGGTYRADIPENIDGKWTITVEPFDGVWKVSEKYQLPKAEFTPLRPLLYGV